The DNA segment CAAAAGGGCTTAGCATTACAACAGAATTGACTAAATTAAAAGATCTTGAGGACAGTTTTTATCGAAACATGGAGATGACATTCTGCAATCAAAATTGCAGGTGATGTACCTCACTGACATAGAGGATGGGGCTTTACCATCTTAACTTTTTTAATAAAATACTTAAAAGATAATCCTTACATAATAACCATGCACCAATCAGTAGATCAATAGTGCAAAGGTAAAACCAAATAAGCAGAGAGTAATTAAATAAGACTAATTATTTCAGTTGGAAATTAATTACCAGAAGGTGAGTTTATATCATGAGTTAATCTTCTTCCCTTTTCAACCTTCACTTCTGGATTCTCAATTTTTTCATGGAGGGTATGATGGGCTTCACATATATCCCAATACTCTCAACGCCACAGCTATTGTTGTGGCCATGAAAACCACCAAAAAAACGATGATTTCCTATCTCAAAGTTGAAGTTCATGGCACCATTTGAAGGCAGGGTACGCCCAAATGGTCCATAGGAACCCTTGTTGGTGCAAAATTTTATAGTTTCCAAAACTGTAGCGTACCCCGTGCATATGTAGGAACCACTTAAGGAAGTAAGAAACTCTGATGGATAATCAAAGAAAACTGCATAAAAGTTTTGACATTGATCAACACCATGCTTGTTTGACTGAACTAAGTTGCCATTTTCATGGAAAAAGAACTGAAGTGACAGAACTTTGTCTTTGCTGTAGGAAACAATAATCCCACCAACTTGGTCTCGTCCCTTTTCATCCCAAATGGTTCCACAATTTCCTCCCGCTGGGCCAACTTTGATCATATCCATATTCTCTCTTCTTTCTGCGTAGTAGTTGAAAAATCAAGTTATATACAAATAGAGTAGTCAATTACAACTTCTAAAAGTTTTTGAGTCAGATATATTAGCACTCGGATCCTTTTTATTGTCACTCGTTGGTACATTCGTTCTTCTATCTCAAAATAGGAGTCTGATGCCTAGTTTCTCTCTTTCAATTTAGTTTTGGTGGTTGAATTACAGTTTTCAATATTGAATGCATCCCTATTGATTTAATAAAAACAATATCTAGTCCAAGAGTGAAGCTGATAAAAAGGTCCAAGACTGCAGGAGGGAGCTCGAAGAGAAGTTTAAacctaattttaatttttataagttTATGTTCTGTATGCACGGTTTCAAAGTTAAAAACAATTTTACACTATTAGGTTATAGGTTAAGTCGACCTACAATAACAGACAACATTTCATATCAAACATGATATAACTTGCTATAACTAGTCAGATTCCGCTGATTGTGTAAAAACTATAAGCATATATAGCTTAAACTCTTTATTTAACGACCAAAATTAAGTTCCCAAATAGTCTTACATGTCAAAATGGTAGTTACACTAGGGTACTAATTGAATCATACTCAAAATATGTTGAGCGTTTCGCCTCGCTTAACGGACGCTTCAGTGTTGTCATCAACGCTCTAAGGTATACTTTTCCTTGCTAACGAGCGTAATCCGGAAGACGCAGCACTAAACagttgatatttcactttatcgtaaattttcttcaatttcttggtCCATATATTTGGTATTCTCATGCTTATAGATATTAGCCTTGGACTACGCATTAATATTTGTAGCTTTTCTCCAATTGCGCCTTTCTTCATTAAAGTACATGCTTcatttgcgcttaaagcccccaaagaccttagagcttttttgcattttttgcctTTGATAACACTAATTTACAAGGACTAGAAACACTTTCCTCCAAGTCAATCCAACTCGGATGTCATACATATTTTCAGTAGAAATTTGAATAAAGCTTGAAAAATTAAACTTCAAATGAACACCATCAACAACAAACATAAAGCAACAAAAAGCTTATTTTGACCATGAAAGACCGCTCTAGCACACatttaaacaaaaataacaaaaaaaggcTAACACAAATATAATCATTTCAGAGATACAACAGAACAATCTTCGGATTAACACAATAAAGCATTAATAAAAAAtcgcaaaaataaaagaaaaatcaaatttgaattgaataaaggaaaataaaaaggataCTAATAGTCTATAATTTACCTGCAGAAAGTTTAGATTTTCAGAGAAacccaaataccaaaattttcaaataaacaaaaagagaaagaaatagcAGCAGAAAATAAACAAGAGAGAGACTTACAGTTACAGTGAAGGACTGAAGATGAAGTGGTTATCGGTGAGCAGCAGGGGAGGGTTTTCTCTTTTACGGGAGAGATGAATTTGGGAAAGGTAAGAATCTTTGTCACTCCATTTAAATTTAAGACAAAAAGGGAGCAAAACAAGGTCAGCAAGAATCAATTAAAAAAATGCACTTTCCCTGTCTCAAATTATCCGTcttaatttctaaaaatagttttctcaaattattttatttgacaTTTTAGATGTTCaagattaaattaattatttttttctattttttccttgATATTAATTATTCTCGAAGACTGCAAATATCTCAATTAtgaataaatattaaataaaaagaaattatatCTAAGACATAAATAAGAGTAAAACAATCAAAAATCTCTcgtatttaatattttcttaagagAAGTATAAAAGGGAAACACGACAGATAATATGCTAACTTGTACTCAAATATATCTTGTAACAATATTCTAATGTCTTATCATGATTTTGACATATAAATTGTGCATTTGCTTTAGTTGCTCGACATGACAGATAATATGCTAACTCGTACTCAAATATATCTTGTAGCAATATTATATTCTTCATGTCTTTAAAGAATAAATTCTATTTGCTCAAATACATAATATAATTTCATCTTATATCTTACTGGAAATCAAACTGaacaatacaaaaaataaaaaaagactcCATATTATTAGGTTTGACTATCATACGAACAATTTAATCGGATAGGTATTGTTTAAACCCAACTACATGTGTTTGTGGAAGAAAATAAAATGATTGTCATAAACATTAAGgcaaaaaattaatatttattattattatcttaacCAACATGAAAGTGTCGTTATGCAATATAATTCTCAAAAGGTGTAAAAAATTCTATTAACATTTCATGTAATGTGCATTCagataaattattataatagTGTTTGTAATATCTATATTAACATTTCATGCAATGTGCATTCAGATAAACTATTATAATAGTGTTTGTAATATCTATTTTTATCTgcatataattttaatattttgaattatAAGAGCGAATTATAGTTAACTAATTAAAAGctattcattgataatatttaGTGATGGTACTTGAATTCAACAGATTGAATATTACCTCTTCACGAATAATTTTGCTGACATACGATCTCTTTTATTATTTCGATGGCTTTATCATGAGAATCTTACTATTAATACTGATATTTTTCACAGAGTTTCATAgttatattaataattaaatataatcaTGAGTCAGAATATACACGAAGTATgacaacaaaaatttaaaatcaaggaattctttttaaaaatttcaaaactaattctatcaaaattaaattcaaaataaaatacataactaATTGCTTTTGGATCTTTTGATTCGAAATTTTGAATAATAAACCTACTCTTTGTCCCTCAAGTGAGTTCCACGCCcatcaaaaaatataatttatattatCTCAATATGAAAAGTATGTTAATTCAAATGAggaaataatttaaataaggtaaaaattttATTAcgtttaaagttctaaatattaagagtcttatatattttaaataaggaaagatttctagtaatattaaatgactattttaaatattaaaacaataattaaaatgactattttgtcaagtgagaactctatttttaaagggtaaaaagggCGAATTAAATTTCGCTAAGAGTgttcgtgtttttaatatagtactagttttagggtacgcgctttgcacGTGTACCTCATaccaataaatataatttttttttaaaatcatacaaacatatattatattaatggatttgagttataaaaaaaattaaagatattAAAAGAATCGGGAAAGTAAGGGATCGGGAGTTTCTTGTTTATTGAGCCTAAAATATCAGTTCTTTTTTAACTCTTTAtattagaaaaattattatttaatgtgaaatctatttttaatgATAAAaaaagtcgatcaatattttgaaTTGGAGAGATATGTTTATATTTTATGATAGAATTATTGTTCAGTAATTAACGATAGCTATTTGATACTGAAATATCTTATTAACATTGATGAATTATCTTCAATGGAGGTTAAAATTGTAAGTCTGTTTTATTTTATCATTATCGGCCATTTATGCGCAAGGGAATCATCCATTTATTTTTCGTCAAATTCCTTACTTTCACATGCAGCATATGATTATGCATAGAGAatcttttttaaaataataaagcatATGTAAAcgacaattaaaaaaaatttatccgaaaaggaaaaatgaatggGTCTGACCTTGGACGAAATAATTACTCGTATCCGCAAAGCCACGTGGATAAATTCCTATTGGCATGTAACGACTCATCCagtcgttttaaaagttgtagcctcgttcccctatttaatgctcattctgtactttataactgttatatgacttgctggggcaattggttcgggtccgatgaaatttttagaataaagtggaacacttagttctaaagtttaaaacttaagttgaaaaaggtAGGGTGGATGTCGACCGATGTGTAAACAATcacggaataaaattttgatgattccaatagctccatatggtaattttggacttaggagcatgtccgaaaaattatttggaggcccgtagttaaattaggcttgaaatggctaaaataagaatttaagtttagaagtttgaccggagaattgactttttgatatcgcggtcggaatccagttctaaaaattttcatagccccgttatgtcatttatgacttgcgtacaaaatttgaggtcaatcggacttcatttgataggttcagacgtcgtttgtagaaattgaaagtttcaaagttcattaggcttgaatctatgtgtgattcgtgttttagtgttgttggatgtgatttgaagactcgactaagttcgtatgatgcatTAGgatttgttgatatatttgggttgaggtctcgaggggctcgggcgtgttccggatggttaacggatcaaatttggacttagaacaattgaAACTTCTTGTTGTCTA comes from the Nicotiana tabacum cultivar K326 chromosome 14, ASM71507v2, whole genome shotgun sequence genome and includes:
- the LOC107806451 gene encoding inactive protein RESTRICTED TEV MOVEMENT 1-like codes for the protein MDMIKVGPAGGNCGTIWDEKGRDQVGGIIVSYSKDKVLSLQFFFHENGNLVQSNKHGVDQCQNFYAVFFDYPSEFLTSLSGSYICTGYATVLETIKFCTNKGSYGPFGRTLPSNGAMNFNFEIGNHRFFGGFHGHNNSCGVESIGIYVKPIIPSMKKLRIQK